The Mesoterricola silvestris sequence AGGATGGAGACGGCGAGAAGGAAGGCCATCCCCCAACTCTACCTCAGGGGCGGGTGGAGGCCTCCAGGAGGTAGACGAAGCTGCGGTAGATGGAGCCCGTGGAGCGGGTCATGCCGATCTCGCAGGTGCGGCTGCTGGAGAGGTGGGCGTCGAAGGCGCCCTTGCGGACCTCGGAGGACTCGTGCTTCGTGGCCGAGGCCGTGAGCTCGGGCACCATGAAGCCCCGGTCCCCGGCGAAGCCGCAGCAGCCGGCGTCCTTGGGCACCGTCACCTTCTCGGCCAGGGCCTTGGCGACCCCCTCCAGCTTGGGGACCAGGGCCATCTTCGTGAGGGAGCACACCGGGTGCAGCACGGCGGAGCCGATCTTCCGCTTCACCTGGAGCTTGGGGAGCAGCACATCGTGGGCGAAGGCCACGGCGTCCAGGATGGTGAGCTTGTCGAACTTCGCCTGGTTCTCCGGGGTGAGGTAGCCCCGGCACGTGGTCAGGCCGTAGGTGCAGGGGGAGGTGTCCACCACCACCGGCAGCTCCCCTTCGTGGCTCCAGGTCCAGAACCTCTCGATGGCCTGGTTCACGGTGAATTTGTGGGCCAGGTCGAAGCCCTTGGAGGAGAAGGGCACGCCGCAGCAGGTGCCGGCGACGTCCGTGGGGATGTGCACGGGCACGCCGGCCCGGGCCGACACGGCCACCAGGGCCTCCACCAGGCTGATGCTGGGGTCCTCCCCGGGCAGGTGGCCCATGGTGCGGGAGATGCAGGCGGGGAAGTAGATGGCCTGGGCCCCCTGGCGCTGGGTGACGGGGAGCCTGCCCTTGGCGGGCTTGGGCATCTCGGGGCTCCACTGGTGGGCCCAGCCGAAGGCCTTCAGGATGCGGGTGAGCATGGGCATGGCGGCGTTGCCGAAGATGCTCTGGACGATGTGGCCCGAACGCAGGCCCAGGCGGACCCCGGGTTCCAGCGTGGCGAAGTTGCGGGCCACGGTCAGGGCCAGCTTCTGGGCACGGGGGGAGTGGCTGGCGCGCCGGAAGCGCTTGGTGAGCTGGCCCGTGTCGATGCCCACGGGGCAGGCCGTGGCGCACAGTCCGTCCACGGCGCAGGTCTTGAGGGCCATGTAGGGGAAGGCCTCGGAGAGGGAGCCCAGGAGCGCCGCGTTCTCGCGGGTGGCCTCCAGCCGGGCCATTTCCCGGCGCACCACGATGCGCTGGCGGGGGGTGAGGGTGAGCTCGCGGCTGGGGCACTTGGGCTCGCAGTACCCGCACTCGATGCACTTGTCCACCTCCTCCTCCACGCCGGGCATGGGCTTGAGGTCGGCCAGGTGGCCCTTGGGGTCGGCGGTGAGGATGACGCCGGGGTTGAGGAGCTGGGCGGGATCCACCAGGGCCTTGAGCTTGGTCATGACGGCCTTGGCCTCGGCGCCCCACTCGGTCTCCACGAAGGGGGCCATGTTGCGTCCGGTGCCGTGCTCGGCCTTGAGGGCGCCGTCGTACTTCTTCACCACCAGTTCCACCACGTCGTCGATGAAGCGGGCGTACCGGTCCACCGCGGCCTGGTCGTTGAAGGACTGGGTGATGACGAAGTGGAGGTTGCCGTCCTTGGCGTGGCCGAAGATGATCGCCTCGTCGTAGCCGTGCCTGGCGAAGAGCTTCGTGAGGTCCACGGTGGCGTCGGCGAGCTTCTCGATGGGGAAGGCCACGTCCTCGATGATGACGGTGGTGCCGCGCTTGCGCACGGCGCCCACGGAGGGGAAGGTGCCCGAGCGGATCTTCCAGAACAGGGCCTGCTCCACGGGGTTGTGGGTGAACTTGGCGGGCTCCAGCAGGGTCAGGCCGGCCGCGGCTTCCACGGCCTTGGCCTCCAGCTCGTACCGGGCCGCCTCCTCCTGGCCCTGGAATTCCACCAGCAGCGCGGCGGCGCCCCCGGGCAGGTCCTTGATGGTGGGGGGGATGCCGGCCTGGTTCTCCACGGACCTCAGGCTCGCGCGGTCCAGGAGCTCCAGGGCCGCGGCGCCCGCGTCCCGCAGGGGCACGATGGCGGCGCAGGCGGCGTGGATGTCGGGGAAGATGAGGAAGCCCGTGACCTTCACGGGCAGGTCGGGCACCGTGCGCAGCACCGCCTCGGCGATGAAGGCCAGGGTCCCTTCGGAACCCACCAGGAGGTTGCGGAAGATGTCCACGGGCCGCGAGAAGTCCAGGAACGCG is a genomic window containing:
- a CDS encoding FAD-binding and (Fe-S)-binding domain-containing protein — its product is MSNAAPLRDSLAAIVGQDRVLDRPVDLIAFASDASFYRLIPKAVVFAGSVDEVKGLFRVSQGMGIPMTFRAAGTSLSGQSVSDGILVEVARNWRAIEVLDGGARVKVQPGVIGAHVNQALGRFKSKMGPDPASINTCTVGGILSNNSSGMCCGVAQNAYHTLDSLTFVLPSGTVIDTARPDADEALRRAEPALWEGLLSLKAELEANAPLATRIRAKYKIKNTTGYSLNAFLDFSRPVDIFRNLLVGSEGTLAFIAEAVLRTVPDLPVKVTGFLIFPDIHAACAAIVPLRDAGAAALELLDRASLRSVENQAGIPPTIKDLPGGAAALLVEFQGQEEAARYELEAKAVEAAAGLTLLEPAKFTHNPVEQALFWKIRSGTFPSVGAVRKRGTTVIIEDVAFPIEKLADATVDLTKLFARHGYDEAIIFGHAKDGNLHFVITQSFNDQAAVDRYARFIDDVVELVVKKYDGALKAEHGTGRNMAPFVETEWGAEAKAVMTKLKALVDPAQLLNPGVILTADPKGHLADLKPMPGVEEEVDKCIECGYCEPKCPSRELTLTPRQRIVVRREMARLEATRENAALLGSLSEAFPYMALKTCAVDGLCATACPVGIDTGQLTKRFRRASHSPRAQKLALTVARNFATLEPGVRLGLRSGHIVQSIFGNAAMPMLTRILKAFGWAHQWSPEMPKPAKGRLPVTQRQGAQAIYFPACISRTMGHLPGEDPSISLVEALVAVSARAGVPVHIPTDVAGTCCGVPFSSKGFDLAHKFTVNQAIERFWTWSHEGELPVVVDTSPCTYGLTTCRGYLTPENQAKFDKLTILDAVAFAHDVLLPKLQVKRKIGSAVLHPVCSLTKMALVPKLEGVAKALAEKVTVPKDAGCCGFAGDRGFMVPELTASATKHESSEVRKGAFDAHLSSSRTCEIGMTRSTGSIYRSFVYLLEASTRP